A region of Marnyiella aurantia DNA encodes the following proteins:
- a CDS encoding DUF6691 family protein, whose product MQKPTYNNADLEVRSLDTMCVNESALEHRWYHNLKYLTVGVFFGIVFIKAEVISWFRIQEMFRLQSFHMYGIIGSAILVAMASIFLIKKFRAKTIYGEEIVFHDKKFNKGQIYGGLIFGLGWALTGACPGPLFAQIGTGATAVAVTLLSAIAGTWIYGYFREKLPH is encoded by the coding sequence ATGCAAAAACCAACATACAATAATGCCGACCTTGAAGTAAGGTCACTGGATACCATGTGCGTGAACGAAAGTGCGCTGGAACACCGCTGGTACCACAACCTTAAATATCTGACAGTGGGTGTTTTTTTCGGAATAGTTTTCATCAAAGCCGAAGTCATCAGCTGGTTCAGGATTCAGGAGATGTTCAGGCTGCAGTCTTTTCATATGTACGGAATCATCGGCTCGGCAATCCTTGTGGCCATGGCTTCTATTTTTCTGATTAAAAAATTCAGGGCAAAAACAATCTACGGAGAGGAAATCGTATTCCATGACAAGAAATTTAATAAAGGACAGATTTATGGTGGGCTGATTTTCGGCTTGGGCTGGGCACTTACCGGCGCCTGTCCCGGGCCGCTTTTCGCACAGATAGGTACCGGCGCCACAGCTGTTGCCGTCACGCTGTTGAGTGCTATTGCCGGGACCTGGATTTACGGATATTTCCGTGAAAAATTACCTCATTAA
- a CDS encoding catalase: MKVNEQEPFENGANPKLEQLGKYKVDDHGEFMTTDHGVKINDDQNTLKVGERGPSLLEDFIFREKMTHFDHERIPERIVHARGSGAHGEFQLYKSMAKYTKAKFLNDTGIKTPVFVRFSTVQGSRGSTDLPRDIRGFAVKFYTQEGNYDLVGNNTPVFFIQDAMKFPDLVHAVKPEPDNEIPQAASAHDTFWDFISLMPEAMHNIMWLMSDRAIPRTLRSMEGFGIHTFRFINEEGESHFVKFHWKPLQGVLGLAWDEAQRLAGKDTDYHRRDLWDAIDQGLYPEWELGVQIVKQEDEHKFPFDLLDATKMIPEEMVPVEIIGKMTLNRNPDNFFAETEQVAFHPGHIVPGIDFTNDPLLQGRLFSYTDTQLSRLGGPNFHEIPINRSIPDVTNNQRDGIHRMQIPKGKVSYHPNSMAQGCPFQAMMKEGGFTSFEERVDSNKIRRRSKSFFDHFSQPKLFYNSMTIHEKRHIQNAFSFELGKVQRVPIRQRMVDMLLEVDADLANMVGEHLGLVPRRLPQPITGSIPADGDPAEHHSIEVELPISEAPSVSMANKLPTNIKARRIALLTANGVNDDAFTKTQKVLCELGAIVQIIAPRHGFVTTKKGDEYPVCDSLLTTDSVIFDAVYVAGGDSVKTLMEHAGAIHFIAEAYKHCKPIAADDNGTELLKKAIPGLKDPEDGIVTDGNLEQFVGDIILHRFWDREMNPIPA, from the coding sequence ATGAAAGTAAACGAACAGGAGCCATTCGAGAATGGAGCCAACCCAAAACTCGAACAGTTAGGAAAATATAAAGTGGATGATCATGGCGAATTTATGACCACAGATCACGGCGTAAAGATTAATGACGACCAAAATACCCTGAAGGTCGGTGAGCGTGGTCCGTCCCTCCTGGAGGATTTTATCTTCCGCGAAAAAATGACTCATTTTGACCACGAAAGGATCCCGGAAAGAATCGTTCATGCGAGAGGTTCCGGTGCCCACGGGGAATTTCAGCTTTATAAATCAATGGCAAAGTACACCAAAGCGAAATTCCTGAATGATACCGGTATAAAAACGCCTGTATTTGTACGCTTTTCCACAGTACAGGGAAGCCGCGGATCTACGGATTTACCACGGGATATTCGCGGATTTGCCGTGAAATTCTATACTCAGGAAGGTAATTATGATCTCGTAGGTAACAATACGCCCGTGTTCTTCATCCAGGATGCAATGAAGTTTCCGGATCTTGTGCACGCGGTGAAGCCGGAACCGGATAATGAGATTCCGCAGGCGGCATCGGCCCATGACACGTTCTGGGATTTTATTTCTTTGATGCCCGAAGCGATGCACAATATTATGTGGCTGATGAGTGACCGTGCGATCCCAAGAACCCTCCGTTCTATGGAAGGATTCGGTATCCATACTTTCAGATTCATAAACGAAGAAGGCGAATCTCACTTTGTTAAGTTTCATTGGAAACCACTTCAGGGAGTGTTAGGACTTGCCTGGGACGAAGCTCAGCGACTGGCCGGGAAAGATACCGATTATCACCGCCGCGATCTTTGGGATGCCATCGATCAGGGACTTTACCCTGAGTGGGAACTTGGTGTTCAGATTGTTAAGCAGGAAGATGAGCATAAATTCCCGTTTGACCTTTTGGATGCCACCAAAATGATTCCGGAAGAAATGGTACCGGTGGAAATCATCGGAAAGATGACACTAAACCGAAATCCCGACAATTTCTTTGCTGAAACGGAGCAGGTGGCCTTCCACCCGGGTCATATTGTACCGGGTATCGATTTTACTAATGATCCTTTGCTTCAGGGCAGGTTATTCTCCTATACCGATACCCAGCTGTCCAGATTGGGTGGCCCTAACTTCCATGAAATACCGATTAACCGCTCGATACCGGATGTAACCAATAATCAGCGGGACGGTATTCACCGTATGCAGATCCCCAAGGGAAAAGTGTCTTACCATCCAAATTCCATGGCTCAGGGATGTCCGTTCCAGGCCATGATGAAAGAAGGAGGCTTTACTTCGTTTGAGGAACGCGTCGATTCCAACAAAATCCGCAGGAGGAGCAAGAGTTTCTTCGATCATTTCAGTCAGCCCAAACTTTTCTATAACAGTATGACCATACATGAGAAGCGACACATTCAGAATGCTTTCTCATTTGAACTTGGTAAAGTGCAGCGTGTGCCGATCCGCCAGCGTATGGTGGATATGTTATTGGAAGTTGATGCTGATCTGGCCAATATGGTAGGCGAGCATCTCGGCCTTGTACCACGCAGACTGCCACAGCCAATTACGGGAAGCATACCGGCCGACGGAGATCCGGCGGAACATCATTCCATCGAAGTTGAACTTCCTATTTCCGAAGCCCCGTCAGTAAGTATGGCGAATAAACTTCCGACAAACATTAAGGCCAGAAGAATTGCACTGCTTACTGCGAACGGAGTGAATGATGACGCATTTACCAAAACTCAGAAAGTTCTTTGTGAACTTGGTGCCATTGTACAGATCATCGCACCGCGACATGGTTTCGTAACTACTAAAAAAGGTGATGAGTATCCGGTATGCGACAGCCTGCTGACTACAGATTCAGTAATCTTTGATGCTGTTTATGTAGCTGGGGGCGACAGTGTGAAAACCTTAATGGAACACGCGGGTGCAATTCATTTTATTGCTGAAGCCTACAAGCACTGCAAGCCAATTGCTGCGGATGATAACGGTACGGAGTTGCTGAAGAAAGCCATTCCGGGGCTTAAAGATCCGGAAGACGGTATAGTGACCGACGGAAATCTTGAACAGTTTGTAGGGGATATTATCCTGCACAGGTTCTGGGACCGGGAGATGAATCCGATTCCAGCCTAG